The following coding sequences lie in one Helicoverpa zea isolate HzStark_Cry1AcR chromosome 2, ilHelZeax1.1, whole genome shotgun sequence genomic window:
- the LOC124640395 gene encoding innexin inx2, translating to MFDVFGSVKGLLKLDSVCIDNNVFRLHYKATVIILIAFSLLVTSRQYIGDPIDCIVDEIPLAVMDTYCWIYSTFTIPNRLVGRVGKDVVQAGVASHVDGQDEVKYHKYYQWVCFVLFFQAILFYVPRYLWKTWEGGRIKMLVLDLNCPVVGDECKDSRKKLLVDYFHTNLHTQNFYAFRFFICEVLNFINVVGQIFFMDFFLDGEFSTYGSDVVSFTEMEPEERVDPMARVFPKVTKCTFHKYGPSGTVQKFDGLCVLPLNIVNEKIYVFLWFWFMILSILSGISLIYRMAVVAGPRVRLYLLRARSRLAPQAQVETVARELQIGDWFVLYQLGKNIDPLIYKELMGELAEKFEGKDSV from the coding sequence ATGTTTGACGTTTTCGGCTCCGTGAAGGGGCTTCTCAAGCTCGACTCAGTGTGCATCGACAACAATGTGTTCCGGCTTCATTACAAAGCCACCGTGATCATCCTGATCGCGTTTTCGCTGCTCGTCACGTCGCGGCAATACATCGGTGACCCTATCGACTGCATTGTCGACGAGATCCCGCTCGCCGTAATGGACACATACTGTTGGATATACTCAACTTTCACAATTCCCAACCGGCTGGTGGGCCGCGTCGGCAAGGATGTGGTGCAGGCCGGAGTCGCCTCGCACGTTGATGGCCAGGATGAGGTCAAATACCACAAGTACTACCAGTGGGTGTGTTTTGTGTTGTTCTTCCAagccattttgttttatgtgcCGCGATACTTGTGGAAAACATGGGAAGGCGGCCGCATCAAGATGTTAGTGCTCGATCTCAACTGCCCCGTCGTGGGAGATGAATGCAAAGATAGTCGCAAGAAGTTGCTCGTCGACTACTTTCACACAAACCTGCATACGCAAAACTTTTACGCGTTCCGATTCTTCATCTGTGAAGTGTTGAACTTCATCAACGTGGTCGGCCAGATCTTCTTCATGGACTTCTTCTTGGACGGAGAGTTCTCCACGTACGGCAGTGACGTGGTCAGCTTCACCGAGATGGAGCCGGAAGAGCGTGTGGACCCGATGGCTAGAGTGTTTCCTAAAGTGACCAAGTGTACCTTCCACAAATACGGTCCCTCGGGAACCGTGCAGAAGTTCGACGGCCTGTGCGTGCTGCCCCTGAACATTGTCAACGAGAAGATCTACGTGTTCTTGTGGTTCTGGTTCATGATCCTGTCTATCTTGAGTGGAATTTCCTTGATCTACCGCATGGCCGTGGTGGCAGGCCCGCGCGTGCGCCTGTACCTGCTCCGCGCCCGCAGCCGCCTGGCGCCGCAAGCGCAGGTGGAGACCGTGGCGCGCGAGCTGCAGATCGGCGACTGGTTCGTGCTCTACCAGCTCGGCAAGAACATCGACCCTCTGATCTACAAGGAGCTGATGGGCGAGCTGGCTGAGAAGTTCGAGGGGAAGGACAGTGTGTAG